The sequence below is a genomic window from Ciceribacter thiooxidans.
ACGATCGCCGCAGCGAAGGCATCCGGCGCACGCGTCGTGATGCCGGGCACCGTCTACAATTTCGGCCCCGAGACCTTCCCGGTCCTCGATGAAGAGAGCCCGCAGCGACCGGTGACCGTAAAAGGAAAGATCCGCGTCGCGCTCGAAGAACATCTCGAGGCGGCGGCGGCTGATGGCGTGCCGGTCATCATCGTCCGGGCAGGGGACTATTTCGGTCCCGGCGCCGGCAACAACTGGTTCGCCCAGGGGCTGGTCAAGCCCGGTGTTCCGGTGAAAGCCGTCACGCTGCCGGGTGCGCCCGGTATCGGTCACCAGTGGGCCTATCTGCCGGACGTCGCCGAGACGATGATGCAACTCGTCGAGCACGCCGATCGCCTGCCGCGGTTCGCCCGCTTCCATATGGAGGGCGTCTTCGATGCGGACGGGCTGCAGCTTGCCGAAGCGATCCGTCGCGTCGTTGGTGACCCGAGGCTGCCGATCCGGCGCTTCCCGTGGTTTTTCGTGCGTCTCGCTTCGCCCTTCGTCCCGCTATTCCGGGAAGTCATGGAGATGCGCTATCTCTGGCAGGAGCCGCTGCGGATG
It includes:
- a CDS encoding NAD-dependent epimerase/dehydratase family protein → MTEDLISRPTALVLGATGGIGGAMAAKLATRGYGVRALHRNASAMAARNPSIDWRQGDAMNRGDVIRAAEGVSLIVHAVNPPGYRDWARLVLPMIDNTIAAAKASGARVVMPGTVYNFGPETFPVLDEESPQRPVTVKGKIRVALEEHLEAAAADGVPVIIVRAGDYFGPGAGNNWFAQGLVKPGVPVKAVTLPGAPGIGHQWAYLPDVAETMMQLVEHADRLPRFARFHMEGVFDADGLQLAEAIRRVVGDPRLPIRRFPWFFVRLASPFVPLFREVMEMRYLWQEPLRMSNRRLVEVLGAEPHTPLDRAVAETLASLGCLPNRQKAGGWLVAARG